Proteins encoded together in one Halomicrobium urmianum window:
- a CDS encoding CPBP family intramembrane glutamic endopeptidase produces MPSGVSAWIDRHRIAAFLAIAYGFTWTIQGILVVTEMEASWTLSILVGFGGFGPPLGAAAVVWASGGDLRAWIGQFFRWRIGAKWWAVALGLPLLILVAGSVLFVLGGGPIDLSALPFPGIYLFVLAWGTIWGGGQEELGWRGFMVPLLQDRHSALVTSLLVGVAWAGWHLPLFLNANTTHGAWSITQQGIWMVTILTGSVLWTWMYNVTGGSVLAVAVFHAGINAMGVYHPADLAALAPGGVPDPWLNLLAEVTGAVPLVATAVLVVLIYGGDRLANRETPGPEVVGLDSD; encoded by the coding sequence ATGCCCAGTGGCGTCTCCGCGTGGATCGATCGGCATCGGATCGCTGCCTTCCTGGCCATCGCGTACGGATTCACGTGGACGATCCAGGGAATCCTGGTCGTCACGGAAATGGAGGCGTCGTGGACGCTCTCGATCCTGGTCGGGTTCGGGGGCTTCGGACCGCCCCTGGGGGCCGCCGCCGTCGTCTGGGCGAGCGGGGGCGACCTCCGGGCGTGGATCGGCCAGTTCTTCCGCTGGCGTATCGGCGCGAAGTGGTGGGCGGTCGCGCTCGGACTGCCGCTGCTCATTCTGGTCGCGGGGAGCGTCCTGTTCGTCCTCGGCGGCGGACCGATCGACCTGAGCGCGCTGCCCTTTCCGGGGATCTACCTCTTCGTGCTGGCCTGGGGGACGATCTGGGGTGGCGGCCAGGAGGAGCTCGGCTGGCGGGGGTTCATGGTGCCGCTGCTTCAGGACAGACACAGCGCGCTCGTCACTAGCCTGCTGGTCGGCGTCGCGTGGGCCGGGTGGCACCTGCCGCTGTTTCTCAACGCCAACACGACCCACGGCGCGTGGTCGATCACCCAGCAGGGCATCTGGATGGTGACGATCCTGACCGGGTCGGTCCTCTGGACGTGGATGTACAACGTCACGGGCGGGAGCGTCCTGGCCGTGGCGGTGTTCCACGCCGGGATCAACGCGATGGGCGTCTACCACCCCGCGGACCTGGCCGCCCTCGCCCCCGGCGGCGTGCCGGACCCGTGGCTCAACCTGCTGGCCGAGGTGACCGGCGCCGTCCCCCTCGTCGCGACCGCCGTCCTCGTCGTCCTGATTTACGGCGGCGACCGACTGGCGAACCGCGAGACACCCGGGCCGGAGGTCGTCGGGCTCGATTCGGACTAG
- a CDS encoding P-loop NTPase, translating into MSQPDTELQERVEAALRRVEDPQAGMNVFEAGLVEDIAVEDGSVTVEAALDGFDEEAIQSVTGAIARAARDVDGVEGAHVEPAATTTEDPASIEDVDRIVAVASTKGGVGKTTVATHLACALAGAEETALFDADIYGPNVPSLLGVEGVIRADEDDRPIPVSVGPMEVMSADLLTEGGPLAWRGAMAHDALTELFETTAWDDPDTMVIDLPPGTGDVALTTLQEVPVDGVVLVTTPFHTSLEDTRRSVELFEENGVPVLGAVVNMERFTCECGREHDLFPGKDPGEGLDVPVLARLPFDDEMQDDPKPGAAPASIAGLATDVRDRLDDVDRVEIPDDAVDLRGLGPQQRLDRVREAFTALDSGERLHVVSDRDPTPAGEFLVDLLDEDGPPSEALAAFAVDRRGPNEWALVAERP; encoded by the coding sequence ATGAGTCAACCCGACACCGAACTCCAGGAACGAGTCGAGGCCGCCCTGCGGCGCGTCGAGGACCCGCAGGCCGGCATGAACGTCTTCGAGGCCGGCCTCGTCGAGGACATCGCGGTCGAGGACGGCTCGGTGACCGTCGAGGCCGCCCTCGACGGGTTCGACGAGGAGGCGATCCAGAGCGTGACCGGTGCCATCGCGCGGGCGGCCCGCGACGTCGACGGCGTCGAAGGGGCCCACGTCGAACCCGCGGCGACGACGACCGAGGACCCCGCATCCATCGAGGACGTCGACAGGATCGTCGCCGTGGCGAGCACGAAGGGCGGCGTCGGCAAGACGACCGTCGCGACGCACCTGGCCTGCGCGCTCGCAGGAGCGGAGGAGACAGCGCTGTTCGACGCGGACATCTACGGGCCGAACGTGCCGTCCCTGCTCGGCGTCGAGGGCGTGATCCGCGCCGACGAGGACGACCGGCCGATCCCCGTCTCGGTCGGCCCGATGGAGGTGATGAGCGCCGACCTCCTGACCGAGGGCGGGCCGCTGGCCTGGCGCGGCGCAATGGCCCACGACGCCCTGACCGAACTGTTCGAGACGACCGCCTGGGACGACCCGGACACCATGGTGATCGACCTCCCGCCCGGGACCGGCGACGTCGCGCTGACGACGCTACAGGAGGTACCCGTCGACGGCGTCGTCCTCGTCACGACTCCGTTCCACACCAGCCTCGAGGACACCCGGCGCAGCGTCGAACTCTTCGAGGAGAACGGCGTACCCGTCCTCGGAGCCGTCGTCAACATGGAGCGGTTCACCTGCGAGTGCGGCCGCGAGCACGACCTCTTCCCCGGCAAGGACCCCGGCGAGGGCCTCGACGTCCCGGTGCTCGCCCGCCTCCCGTTCGACGACGAGATGCAGGACGACCCGAAACCGGGAGCGGCGCCAGCATCGATAGCGGGCCTCGCGACGGACGTCCGGGACCGCCTCGACGACGTCGACCGCGTCGAGATCCCCGACGACGCCGTCGACCTGCGCGGTCTGGGGCCACAGCAGCGCCTCGACCGCGTCCGGGAGGCGTTCACGGCGCTCGACTCCGGGGAGCGGCTGCACGTCGTCAGCGACCGGGACCCGACGCCCGCCGGCGAGTTCCTCGTGGACCTGCTCGACGAGGACGGTCCGCCGTCAGAGGCCCTCGCGGCGTTCGCGGTGGACAGGCGGGGGCCGAACGAGTGGGCGCTCGTGGCCGAGCGGCCGTGA
- a CDS encoding HEAT repeat domain-containing protein translates to MAPERSPGFGVDPAGLEDIEVSREDVTIGEATPEELTASDTDPVADESVEALLDRLRSGSKIERRRAALALADARDPDDRVAETLAGVAQTDEDDDVRQFAVEALGKIGGEIAERGALAVTNDDDPWVRAEAVVTIDRLDRAAHEDRLAAALDDGHHAVRRNALISLFKLRGEDAGDDLLAALDDDSERVREWAAHMLAGVDADRCREALKRTAATDDSDVVRATAANALQEDPARFRRNFRGALAEGDTLLPGEDLLNRKPDL, encoded by the coding sequence CTGGCACCGGAGCGGAGTCCCGGGTTCGGCGTGGATCCGGCGGGCCTCGAGGACATCGAGGTGAGCCGCGAGGACGTCACCATCGGCGAGGCAACGCCGGAGGAACTGACCGCGAGCGACACTGATCCGGTGGCCGACGAGTCGGTCGAGGCGCTCCTCGACCGGCTGCGCTCGGGGTCGAAGATCGAGCGCCGGCGCGCGGCGCTGGCGCTGGCCGACGCCCGCGACCCGGACGACCGCGTCGCGGAGACGCTGGCCGGCGTCGCCCAGACCGACGAGGACGACGACGTCCGGCAGTTCGCCGTGGAGGCGCTGGGCAAGATCGGCGGAGAGATCGCCGAGCGCGGTGCGCTGGCCGTGACAAACGACGACGACCCGTGGGTGCGGGCTGAGGCGGTCGTCACGATCGACCGACTGGACCGGGCGGCCCACGAGGACCGACTGGCTGCGGCGCTCGACGACGGCCACCACGCCGTCAGGCGCAACGCGCTCATCTCGCTGTTCAAGCTCCGCGGCGAGGACGCCGGCGACGACCTGCTGGCGGCGCTGGACGACGACAGCGAGCGCGTCCGCGAGTGGGCCGCGCACATGCTCGCGGGCGTCGACGCCGACCGGTGCCGCGAGGCGCTGAAACGGACCGCAGCGACGGACGACAGCGACGTGGTGCGCGCCACGGCCGCCAACGCGCTCCAGGAGGACCCCGCCCGCTTCCGGCGGAACTTCCGCGGCGCGCTGGCCGAGGGGGATACGCTGCTCCCCGGCGAGGACCTGCTCAATCGGAAGCCAGACCTCTGA
- a CDS encoding molecular chaperone TorD family protein — protein MTTERDTETHSDRDAADRRTEEPVDAIDPDAGARGAAYALLASAFAHPDEQFHGALRAGDVAAQFEALFDRTPLDVDAPMPTTDDDYETLCARYNDLFVVGHAEYEDRTDGSLNATGPPVPLYESGYRPDVSWNDVNLDLARAYDYYDLTVDTDEREHHDHLRLELEFAGYLARRAAVAEGSEASEASQSSSERSADGGADAARLDFLDRHLRHVAEGVVEKVGEEPGTGAYGEFAALLDAFTAADRAELVDRLEGG, from the coding sequence ATGACGACAGAGCGAGACACCGAGACTCACTCCGACCGAGACGCGGCCGACAGACGCACCGAGGAGCCAGTCGACGCCATCGATCCCGACGCCGGCGCCCGCGGGGCGGCGTACGCGCTCCTGGCGAGCGCCTTCGCCCACCCAGACGAGCAGTTCCACGGGGCGCTCCGAGCGGGCGACGTGGCCGCCCAGTTCGAGGCGTTGTTCGATCGGACGCCCCTCGACGTGGACGCCCCGATGCCGACGACGGACGACGACTACGAGACGCTCTGCGCCCGGTACAACGACCTCTTCGTCGTCGGGCACGCCGAGTACGAGGACCGCACGGACGGGAGCCTGAACGCCACCGGGCCGCCGGTGCCGCTGTACGAGTCCGGCTACCGGCCCGACGTCTCCTGGAACGACGTCAACCTCGACCTGGCGCGGGCGTACGACTACTACGACCTGACCGTCGACACCGACGAGCGCGAGCACCACGACCACCTCCGGCTCGAACTCGAGTTCGCCGGCTACCTCGCCCGCAGGGCGGCCGTCGCCGAGGGCAGTGAGGCGAGCGAAGCGAGCCAGTCCTCGTCGGAACGGAGTGCCGACGGAGGCGCCGACGCTGCGCGACTGGACTTCCTCGACCGCCACCTCCGCCACGTCGCGGAGGGCGTCGTCGAAAAAGTGGGCGAGGAGCCCGGAACGGGCGCGTACGGCGAGTTCGCCGCCCTGCTGGACGCGTTCACCGCCGCGGACAGGGCCGAACTGGTGGACCGGCTGGAGGGGGGATGA
- a CDS encoding ethylbenzene dehydrogenase-related protein translates to MTAGRDRRSVATALAALVLLTAAAVAPALVGARPANEVPVTDLPEAGDSLSNPTADAWGQTPAKEIALASAPSSAPNANDTSIEAVSVRAARTDGRLAVRLRWADPTRDTNFTGNQSATPHVNSFGDAAAIQLPTNASANPGIAMGSAQTPVNVWYWSGPTAGQELIAGGPGTSTMVNQQVSTSATYRDGHWYVTFVRNESIQTANRTDFTANEDVQVAFAVWNGSNAERAGQKAVSEWQYFPFGPGPQGPPYEAILWAVAGLALVVVIVATVIGIRRT, encoded by the coding sequence GTGACTGCGGGACGTGACCGCCGGTCCGTGGCGACCGCGCTGGCCGCGCTGGTGCTACTGACGGCGGCCGCCGTCGCCCCGGCGCTGGTGGGCGCGCGGCCAGCCAACGAGGTGCCCGTGACCGACCTCCCCGAGGCGGGCGACTCGCTGTCGAACCCGACGGCGGACGCCTGGGGACAGACGCCGGCGAAGGAGATCGCGCTGGCCAGCGCGCCCAGCAGCGCTCCGAACGCCAACGACACGTCGATCGAAGCCGTGTCGGTCAGGGCCGCCCGGACGGACGGACGGCTGGCGGTGCGGCTGCGCTGGGCGGACCCGACGCGTGACACCAATTTCACGGGCAACCAGTCCGCGACGCCGCACGTGAACTCGTTCGGGGACGCCGCGGCGATCCAGCTGCCGACCAACGCCAGCGCGAACCCGGGGATCGCCATGGGCAGCGCCCAGACGCCCGTCAACGTCTGGTACTGGAGCGGGCCGACCGCCGGCCAGGAACTGATCGCCGGCGGCCCCGGGACGTCGACCATGGTGAACCAGCAGGTCTCGACGAGCGCGACCTATCGGGACGGTCACTGGTACGTCACGTTCGTTCGGAACGAGAGCATCCAGACCGCAAATCGCACCGACTTCACGGCGAACGAGGACGTCCAGGTCGCCTTCGCGGTCTGGAACGGAAGCAACGCCGAGCGGGCCGGCCAGAAGGCCGTCAGCGAGTGGCAGTACTTCCCGTTCGGGCCCGGCCCGCAGGGGCCGCCCTACGAGGCGATACTCTGGGCCGTCGCGGGACTGGCCCTCGTCGTCGTGATCGTCGCCACGGTCATCGGCATCAGGAGGACCTGA
- a CDS encoding 4Fe-4S dicluster domain-containing protein — MSLQGEDGATVELADGIEHQVAMVMDLNKCIGCQTCTVACKKLWTEGGGREYMYWNNVETKPGRGYPRDWEEKGGGFASAEQAGQEDVHGEREVGELPSEEDWGRPWEFNHGEIFYDGSDESLRPQGEPPEWGPNWDEDQGAGEYPNSYYFYLPRICNHCTHPSCAEACPRKALYKREEDGIVLVDQERCRGYRYCVEGCPYNKVHFNVLKKKSEKCIFCYPRKEAEGPDDEVRPPACASECPPQLRLVGFLDDEDGPIYKLVEEYGVALRLHPEFHTQPNVYYVPPFAPPQHTEDGETVDVDRIPRPYLEELFGEDVHDALDTIERHRDRVRRGEDSELMDLLTTQDLARQYRLEAFE, encoded by the coding sequence GTGAGCCTCCAGGGCGAGGACGGTGCGACCGTCGAGCTCGCCGACGGGATCGAGCACCAGGTCGCGATGGTGATGGACCTCAACAAGTGCATCGGCTGCCAGACGTGCACAGTCGCCTGCAAGAAGCTCTGGACGGAGGGCGGCGGCCGGGAGTACATGTACTGGAACAACGTCGAGACCAAGCCCGGCCGCGGCTACCCCCGCGACTGGGAGGAGAAGGGCGGCGGCTTCGCGTCCGCCGAGCAGGCCGGTCAGGAGGACGTGCACGGCGAGCGCGAAGTCGGCGAACTCCCGAGCGAGGAAGACTGGGGGCGGCCGTGGGAGTTCAACCACGGGGAGATCTTCTACGACGGCAGCGACGAGTCGCTCCGGCCGCAGGGCGAACCGCCGGAGTGGGGTCCCAACTGGGACGAGGACCAGGGTGCCGGGGAGTATCCCAACAGCTACTACTTCTACCTGCCCCGGATCTGCAACCACTGCACCCATCCCTCCTGTGCGGAGGCCTGTCCGCGGAAGGCGCTCTACAAGCGCGAGGAGGACGGCATCGTCCTCGTGGATCAGGAGCGGTGTCGCGGCTACCGCTACTGCGTAGAGGGGTGTCCCTACAACAAGGTCCACTTCAACGTCCTCAAGAAGAAGTCGGAGAAGTGCATCTTCTGCTACCCGCGCAAGGAGGCCGAGGGCCCGGACGACGAGGTCCGCCCGCCCGCCTGCGCCTCGGAGTGTCCGCCCCAGTTGCGCCTCGTGGGCTTCCTCGACGACGAGGACGGCCCCATCTACAAGCTCGTCGAGGAGTACGGGGTGGCGCTGCGGCTCCACCCGGAGTTCCACACCCAGCCCAACGTCTACTACGTCCCGCCCTTTGCCCCGCCCCAGCACACCGAGGACGGCGAGACGGTCGACGTCGACCGGATCCCCCGCCCCTACCTCGAGGAGCTGTTCGGCGAGGACGTCCACGACGCCCTCGACACCATCGAGCGCCACCGCGACCGCGTCCGCCGCGGCGAGGACAGCGAGCTGATGGACCTGCTCACGACGCAGGACCTGGCCAGGCAGTACCGGCTGGAGGCGTTCGAATGA